TatcaatgaaataaataaatagatttgaTGTTGTTACTAATAACAATATTTCACTCCTTTTATTACCTGCATGTTTCCTATTAAAAGAGCAAATAAAACCAGACCAAAGATAGCCACAAGGATGGCAAACATTGTCTCTAGGACAGAAGTACTTGTATCAAGATTCTGTCCGTAAGAactttaaaacaataaaactttgtgttagagaaaaaaaaatgctgaAAACGTGTAAGGAAATGGAGAAGTGTAATGAGTGAATCTAACCTTAGTTGCTGCAAACCAAACCATAGGCAATACAAGTACTTCTCCAAGAAGGGAGATGAGACTACATTTTTGGTGAGAGCATCTGCGAAAATGCCGAAAGTGAACCGTATCTTGTTCGAAGGATCACAGTTGCTGAAGACAACAGTTACATTCTGCCAGTTATTCCTATCCTCTCGGTTCACTGTACCACAGTCAAAGAAATCAGTAACACATCGTATTGGACCTAATTCGTTATGACATTCTGCTTTCCAACACGTTGCTTGCCGCTCTATGGACAGTAGATACCATGCCGCACCAAGAATCTACACagcataaccaaaaaaaatgtgagaaacATAAGAAGAATATAAGATTAAACCAAGCCTTAAGCTAATTCTGATCTCAATGGTTCAGCTTCTTAAACTTTAGCTATACGTCTAATATAGCCAGGGCCGGTCATGGATAAAACCCAATAAAACATTGGTTTGATcccgaaaattttaaaagtcgatatatatataagttacaTAGGCTCCAAGTTACATAAAAAAGGAGATTtatactaaatatttataactcaaAATTTTAGGACCGGCCCTTATTATAACAAGCTTAGACTAGACTATACCttaaataaacaattaaaaagaaagataacaaAAGGCACACACTGATATTCTTGTGAGTTGGGTTAGAGAGCGTTTAGTGAGTCTCtaactataatattattttgggtttggtgacttgaatctgatttaGCAGGTATCATAATAGCTAACTCACATGACTAGCGAGCATATACTGAAGAAGGTTATAAGCAGCACCAGCCCAAGCGGTGGTTGTAACAACTCCGGTCGCTTTGATAATCTCAGCGCTTAGAGGGAAAATAAGATAAAGCCTAGGAATGTACTGAACTAGAACAATGAGGACAAGTGCATTTGTTGTATGGTCCGAGTGAGAGCTTCTGATTGATGGCAAGATAAACCAACTAACAATCTGCAAAATCAAAAAGTAGACACAAAAgtcaaagattttttttgtgtaaccaAACCAAGTGGGTCCATTTGCTTTAACCTCGTGGTGGGACTCCTTACCAAACATAAAAAGACAAAGATTTGTTTTCGAGTAGGTACCTGAGGAAGGGGCAAGCAAGCGATGAGATCAACGATGAAATCTGATCTCAAGTATCTTCTAGCTATCAGCTTCGGATCTTTCACAAGCTCTCCACGACCAAACACTCTTGAAGTGCGAGAGACGTAAGCTGTTCTGAACTTGATGACAATGTGCAAGACATAGAAGAGATCCGCTAGTGTTCTGAAGAAAGTGATGACGATTCCGAGTTTCAAATCTGTGGTCATACAAGAGGACCGACCAGTGTTTTTGACTGAAGACAGGAAGAAGAACAAAGGGTCGACGTAAAGAGCAACGAGACACCAGAAGAGGAAAACTCTGTTCCATTGAAGCACTACGTCACCACCAGGATCGAGAATCTTGTCTCTCTCGATCTCGAAGTTCTCCGGGAACACTTTGAGTCCACCGAATCTTGGGAGTTTGAAGAGACGGGTTTTGTTAGTCTTTTTGGGGATTACTAACTCTGGTTTTAGAAATTGAGTTGTTGATGGTTTGAACATTGGTAATGGCTGACGCTTCTCTGTTGCTTCTAGGGTTTGCTTCTCTTCTCCATAGAATCTGTGTCAAGCAGaccaaacaacaacaaacaaaaaaacttggGTTTAACAATGAGATcaggagaagaaaagaaaagacaagTGCAATCTCTTTTACATCTGTTTTGTCTGAAAATCAGTAATTAGATAATGCAATGTTATAGAGAACAAAAAGTAAGAAAATGAGAAAACTTGCaacaaaagtaaaagaaaaaaaggatcAAAACTTTATTGGGATTATTATTGAGATAACTACTACATATTAAGATAGACTCCAAACTCTGTTAGGATAATGATGTAATAGGTCTTTGTACTTATCGGATTAGGAGTTCTATTTCTTGTATAAATACTGAGCTTTGGCTTTCATAATAAGATAACAGATTCTACTACAATCctatttcatggtatcagagcaaacgATCTGAGAACCCTAAAATTTTTCTAACGGCGTTTCTTGCTATTCAAGAAACATGGCCGATACAAATTCTTCTACTACATCTACTTTAATTCCTGCAACAACTGCAGACATTACTATCTCTTCTCCTTACTATATGCATCCTTCAGATAATCCAGGAGCCCTAATTACCTCGGTGTTGCTACGTGGAGATAACTACACAGAATGGGCTACAGAATTGTCCAACTCAATACAAGCAAAACGCAAGCTTGGGTTTATCAATGGAACAATCATCAAACCAACAGATGAACCTGAGCTCTCCCGATGGCTTGCAACAAACTCTATGCTGGTCGGTTGGATTCGTACATCCATTGATCCAAAAATCCGCTCTACAGTAACGTTTGTTCCTGATGCTCACAAGCTTTGGGATAATCTTCAACGGCGTTTTTCAGTACGAAACGGAGTACGGATTCATCAGCTTCGTGATTCTATCAACACTTGTCAACAAAACGGCCAGACAGTCATTGATTACTATGGAAAACTTTCAAAGTTATGGGAAGAGCTCGATAACCTAAAAACACCTCGGTCTTGTTCTTGTGATGCATCAGCCGACattgaaaaagaaagagaagagatacGGGTTCATAAGTTCTTATTTGGGCTTGATGAATCTCGCTTCCGCACTATAAGATCTCAGATTATTGACGAGGATCCATTGCCTGACATGAACAATGTCTACTCTAGAGTCATTCGAGAAGAACAACACAACAATACAGCTCGCTCTAAGGAACTAAAAACAGAGGCAATTGGATTCTCTGCAACGATGGATTCTACACCATCTGATACACAACAAGCTGCTGCTGTCTTTACTAAAGGACGTGACCCTAATCGTTCTTGTTCTCACTGTTCTCGGACAGGTCATGAAAAATCTGAATGTTTTTTGCTTCATGGTTATCCAGAGTGGTGGTATGAACAGAAGAATGCTAATATAGGAGGCAACTCGGTTGGATCTATGTCACGAGGACGAGGAGGACGCGGAGGTCGTTTCTCTGGTTCTAATGTTCGTGGTCGTGGAAGGTCCAATTCATCTCGAGTCATCACCAACAATGCAACAACTTCTCCTACACTAAATGATGAGCAGATAACTCAACTTCTCCAACTTCTACAAACTTCTCGACCATCTGTCTCCTCAGAGAAACTCTCGGGTAAAACATCTTTAAAGGATGTGATAATAGATACGGGCGCGTCTCATCACATGACAGGAGACCTGTCTATCTTAACTAATGTTACAGACATCTTACCTTCGTCTGTTAAATTTCCCAACGGCCGGTTTTCTCAGGCAACGAAAAAGGGAACACTTGTGCTCAGTCGAGACTATTACTTAACTGATGTCTTATATGTTCCAGATTTCAATTGCACGCTCATTTCAGTTTCTTGTCTGTTACGGCAAACTGGCTGCATTGCTATCTTTACTGATACTCTTTGTGTGTTACAGGACCGTTTTACGAAGACCCTGATTGGAACGGGTGAAGAACGTGAGGGGGTTTATTTCTTTACGGGAGTCACGGTCGCGAGTGTTCACCAAACTGGTTACAAGAATTCATCTACATCGGAATTGTGGCACAGACGGCTGGGTCATCCCTCTTTTAGAGTTTTATCTTCATTGCCTGTTTTAGATAATATGGTTTTTGATTCTGAACAAGCTGCGTCTTGTGAAATCTGTTTTCGAGCAAAACAAACTCGAcaagtttttaataaaagtttaaaCAAAGCTTCTGAGCCGTTTTCATTGATTCACTGTGATGTTTGGGGGCCATATCGGACTACTTCTTCTTGTGGTTCACGATACTTTCTGACTATTGTTGATGACTACACACGAGCTGTATGGACTTACTTGATGCTTGAAAAGTCAGAAGTAGCCACATTACTTCGCCACTTTCTTGCTCACTGTGAACGTCAATTTGGCAAAACAGTCAAGACGGTACGCTCAGATAATGGGTCAGAGTTTCTTGTCTTGTCGACTTTCTTTAAGCAACAGGGTATAATACATCAAACTTCTTGTGTGGATACGCCACAACAAAATGGACGTGCTGAAAGGAAGCACCGGCATATCTTAAATGTAGCGCGTGCCTGTCTGTTCCAGGCTAAGCTTCCGGTTTCCTTCTGGGGAGAGAGCATCCTTACTGCTGCTCACTTGATTAATCATACGCCATCACAGGTTCTTAAGGGCAAGTCGCCATTTGAAATGTTGTTTGGGAAGAAACCAGATTATGATCAGCTTCGTGTATTTGGCTGCTTGTGTTACTCACATAGGAAGGCTCGTGACAAGGACAAATTTGGTGATCGTAGCAGAAAATGTCTCTTTATGGGATATCCTTATGGCAAGAAAGCATGGAAGTTATATGATCTTGAAACTGGAGAGTTCTTCTCAAGCAGAGATGTTGTCTTCTCTGAATCCAAATTCCCGGGAGTGAATACAGATGATTATGTCACACCTCCAAGGAACCACTATGATCCTACGATTGAAGATTGGTTACTCCCTGACATTGAATTAAGGGGGAGCTCGTCACCTACTGGTACTACTACAATGCCTGCAACTACTACTACAATGCCTGCAACTACTACTACGCCTGCACATACAACTGCTGTGGCACCCCCTACTGTTGTTCCTGCAGAAATAAGGGACACAACATCTTCTCCGCAGTCTCCATTACTTTCTACAAACATGGGCTCTCCTGAGCCTGTCTCGAGCTCGCCAGGATTACCAGAAGTCCTAGGTCGTGGTCAGCGTCATAAAACTCCATCCATTCTCCTTAAAGACTACGTGGTTCATTCTGCTCTTGCTAAAGAAACCCCCTCTCACGAACTTCTCACGTCTGATCTCGGTCTCTCGCTAATGGTCTCAGGTAAAACACCCTATCCCATCTCAAGCTATGTCTCTGACCATCGTTTTTCAGATTCTCATCGAGTGTATCTTGCTGCACTAATTACTGATGATGTGCCTAAGAGTTTTAAGGAAGCATCCAAACACAAGATTTGGAATGATGCAATGTCCACAGAAGTGAATGCTTTTGAGATTACAGATACTTGGGATGTGACTGATCTACCTCCAGGCAAGAAAGCTCTGGGTAATGCATGGCTCTACTCCAACAAATACAAGGCAGACGGGACTCTGGATAAGCATAAAGCTCGTTTGGTGGTTCTTGGCAATCATCAAACAGAGGGCGAGGATTTTACTGATACTTTTGCGCCGGTTGCAAAACTCTCTACGGTTCGGATTATTCTTAAGATTGCTGCAACAAAGAATTGGATtgtccatcaaatggatgtcaGTATTGCCTTTTTACATGGTGATCTAGAAGAAGAAATCTACATGAAACTACCACAAGGATACAAATGCTCGGATCCAAATAAAGTATGCCGCCTCAAGAAGTCGTTGTATGGATTACGTCAGGCTCCACGA
The nucleotide sequence above comes from Brassica napus cultivar Da-Ae chromosome A9, Da-Ae, whole genome shotgun sequence. Encoded proteins:
- the LOC106365143 gene encoding probable cyclic nucleotide-gated ion channel 14 codes for the protein MEFKRDNTVRFYGEEKQTLEATEKRQPLPMFKPSTTQFLKPELVIPKKTNKTRLFKLPRFGGLKVFPENFEIERDKILDPGGDVVLQWNRVFLFWCLVALYVDPLFFFLSSVKNTGRSSCMTTDLKLGIVITFFRTLADLFYVLHIVIKFRTAYVSRTSRVFGRGELVKDPKLIARRYLRSDFIVDLIACLPLPQIVSWFILPSIRSSHSDHTTNALVLIVLVQYIPRLYLIFPLSAEIIKATGVVTTTAWAGAAYNLLQYMLASHILGAAWYLLSIERQATCWKAECHNELGPIRCVTDFFDCGTVNREDRNNWQNVTVVFSNCDPSNKIRFTFGIFADALTKNVVSSPFLEKYLYCLWFGLQQLSSYGQNLDTSTSVLETMFAILVAIFGLVLFALLIGNMQTYLQSITVRLEEWRLKRRDTEEWMGHRQLPQNLRERVRRFVQYKWLATRGVDEETILHSLPADLRRDIQRHLCLDLVRRVPLFAQMDDQLLDAICERLVSSLSTQGNYIVREGDPVTEMLFIIRGKLESSTTNGGRTGFFNSITLKPGEFCGEELLAWALLPKSKVNLPSSTRTVRALEEVEAFALQAEDLKFVANQFRRLHSKKLQHTFRYYSHQWRTWAACFVQVAWRRYKRRMLAKSLSLAESYSSYEEEEALAAAAAEEIMSQQEERQSSTPSRHHTSIGKPHFAATVLASRFAKNTRRASRKMKDVDVPMLPKPEEPDFSVDAD